The following proteins are encoded in a genomic region of Brachypodium distachyon strain Bd21 chromosome 1, Brachypodium_distachyon_v3.0, whole genome shotgun sequence:
- the LOC100822204 gene encoding TLD domain-containing protein 2 — MQAWKEKVADRLARLLADSPPSPASAAVEPQETPFPAEHSTFTNKGSLSSYVMSLLPNSNLGQENSSPCSGSMRPLPPESLPKRWRGNDFSWKDRPLELSEESGSESDRDERTGSSNNNQILQSHRSGDNQNGNEETSTSDCIGAVYYLTEKSTFVSPELFGFFQSSLPGTLKGCHWVLLYSTWKHGISLRTLLRRTENLQGPCLLIVGDMQGAVFGGLLNGPLRPTEKRKYQGTNQTFVFTTIYGEPRLFRPTGANRYYYLCLKDTLAFGGGGNFALRLDEDLIHGTSGSCETFGNSCLAHGPEFELKNVELWGFSHSRSR, encoded by the exons ATGCAGGCTTGGAAGGAAAAGGTAGCCGACAGGCTcgcccgcctcctcgccgactcccctccctcccccgcctccgccgccgtcgagccaCAG GAAACACCCTTTCCAGCAGAGCATTCTACTTTTACCAACAAAGGATCGTTATCATCTTATGTGATGTCCCTTCTACCAAACTCAAACTTGGGACAAGAAAATAGTTCACCTTGTTCAGGAAGTATGAGACCATTACCTCCTGAATCACTTCCTAAGCGATGGAGAGGGAATGATTTCTCGTGGAAAGATCGGCCGCTGGAATTGAGCGAGGAGTCTGGTTCTGAAAGTGACAGAGATGAAAGGACTGGGAGTTCTAATAACAACCAGATCCTTCAATCCCATAGGTCCGGGGATAACCAAAATGGAAACGAGGAAACGTCAACATCAGATTGCATAGGCGCTGTTTATTATTTAACTGAAAAGTCTACATTTGTATCCCCAGAACTGTTTGGGTTCTTTCAGTCTTCTCTCCCTGGGACCTTAAAGGGATGCCACTGGGTATTGCTCTATAG CACTTGGAAGCATGGAATATCTCTAAGAACGCTTCTTCGCAGAACTGAGAATCTTCAGGGTCCGTGCCTATTG ATTGTAGGAGATATGCAAGGGGCTGTCTTTGGTGGACTATTGAATGGTCCTTTGAGACCTACAGAGAAAAGGAAATACCAG GGAACAAATCAGACATTTGTATTCACGACTATTTATGGTGAACCCAGACTTTTCAGACCAACTG GTGCAAACAGGTACTATTATTTGTGCCTGAAAGATACTTTAGCatttggaggtggtggaaaCTTTGCACTGCGCCTTGATGAAGATCT GATACATGGAACAAGTGGCTCATGTGAGACATTTGGGAACTCATGTTTGGCGCATGGACCGGAGTTTGAACTAAAGAATGTCGAG CTGTGGGGCTTCTCCCATTCACGGAGTCGTTGA